ACAGTTTGGGGTAAGAAATGTAATTGTTTACATTGTCGAATAAAACTTAAAACAGGTTAGACCTGTTTTTTTTTTTGAAAATATGTATAATTATTTTAAAATATAGTATAATAGTCTCATAATAGCAATACAGAATAAATGACAAAAAAATCTAAGATTAGATATTTTTTTTAATAATTATTGACTAGTTGTTCACAAAATAATATGAAGAAGAGATTTAGAGAAATATATACAATAGGAGCAATATGGTTATGCGCGAATATGGACAAACAGAAGTACAAGCTAAAATTGCAATAGCTTCCTTGAAAATAATAACTGATTCTTTGGGTGTTTCCTTTAATGAAGAAGAACAGTATAAAAACTTCTTAAATATTACCAGCAATACTGAAAGAATAATTAAAATTGCTAAAATGTTAAAACTTAAGGCTAAAAAAGCAGTTCTACAATATTCTGACCTTGAAGGACTGGACGTTCCGGTCTTGGCTATGATGAAAGATGGTTCTTTTTTAGTGCTTGGTAAAAACAATGATAAAGTTGTTTTGATTTTCAGACCTGAAGTTGGTAAGCCTGAGACAATAACTAAAGAGCAGTTTGTCGAAGCTTGGTCTAATGAAGTGGTTATTATTAAGAGACCGTTTAGTTTAAAAAGCGCCAGCCAAAGATTCAATTTATATTGGTTTATACCAATAATTTTAAAATACAAAAAGTATTTTATTGAAATCTTAATTGCTTCATTTTTTTTACAATTATTTGGGTTAGTTACACCACTATTTACACAAGTTATTATTGATAAAGTTATTACTCATAATGGAATGTCAACCTTAGACATCTTAGGATTATGCCTGATTATTGCCGCAGCTTTTCAAGCAATGATGAGTATTGCAAGAACTTACTTATCAGCACATACCACTAATAAAATTGATATGATTTTAGGTGCAAGGTTATTTAGGCATGTTACCTCTTTGCCATTAAGGTATTTTGAAACTAGAAGAGTTGGTGATACGTTAACAAGAATATCAGCCCTAAACAGTATTAGAGAGTTCTTGACTAATTCTTCGATGACAGTATTTTTAGATACTTTTTTTTCAATTGTTTTCTTTGCGGTAATGTTTTATTATAGTTGGGAATTAACATTAATTGCTTTAATACCATTGCCGCTATATTTAATCCAAAATATTATAGTAACGCCGATATATCAAAAACGTTTAGAGACAGTATGGGCTAGTGGCGCTGAAAGCAATGCTTTTTTAGTAGAATCGATTACCGGAGTTCAAACGGTAAAATCCTTAGCGTTGGAGCCACAGTTTAACAATAGATGGGAAAAAATACTAGCAAAATATATTAAAGATACTTTTAATAATGCTAAATTTAATATTTGGCTTAGTAGTTCTAATAGCGTTATTCAGAGTATCATGACTTTTGGCATATTATTATTCGGTGGACATATGGTTATGTCAGGTAAATTGACAATTGGTCAGTTAATTGCTTTTCAAATGTTGGCAGGACAAGCTAGTGCTCCAATATTTCGTTTGTCGGGAATGTGGCAAACTTGTCAACAGACCATGTTAGCAGTGGAACGACTAGGTGATATATTAAATACAGCACCGGAGCCTTTGAAAATTAGTCAAGATAATTATGTTGATAAAATTAATGGAAAAATAAACTTTGAAAATGTATCCTTTAGATATAATGCCGAACTTGGACCGGTCATTGATGATGTTAGCTTTGCTGTGTTACCGGGAATGAAAGTGGGAATTGTTGGTCGATCGGGGTCGGGAAAAAGTACTATTACCAAGCTCGTGCAACGACTTTATTTACCAGAACTAGGTAAAGTTAAAATTGATGATGTTGATGTTATGGAACTTGACCCTACTTGGTTAAGAAAAAAAATTGGGGTAGTATTACAAGAAAATTATCTTTTTAATGGCAGTGTTAGAGAAAATATCGCCTTGTCAAAACCTAGTGCTACAATCGATGAAGTTATTGCTGTTGCTAAAATGGCAGGGGCACATGAATTTATTTTAGAATTATCAGAAGGCTATGATACTAAAATTGGTGAAAGAGGGACAGGCTTATCAGGAGGGCAACAACAGCGGATTGCAATAGCCAGAGCGTTAATAGCAAATCCGGCCATTTTAATTTTTGATGAGGCAACCTCTGCTTTAGATTATCAGTCTGAACGAATTATTATGGATAATCTTGATATTATTGCTAAAGATCGAACGATGCTGATGATTGCACATCGTTTAACAACAGTAAGAAATTGTGATTTAATTTTAGTAATAGAAAATGGAAAAATAATTGAACAAGGAAAGCATAGAGAATTAATAGAGAAAAAAGGAACATATTACGGGATGTATGTTCAACAAGAGGTATAAGATGCTTAAAAATTTTTTTAATAGAATAAGAAGCTATATTGAGGAAAAAACAAAAAATGAACTAAATAAAGATGAATATGAATTTTTACCAGCGGCTTTAGAAGTAGTAGAAACACCACCATCACCTCTTGGAAGAAGTGTCTTGTGGCTATTATTTATTTTTATCTTAATCGTTGTAATATGGGTAATGGTTGGACAGGTGGATGAAGTTGCTATTGCCCCAGGGAAAATTATTCCAACGGGCAATGTAAAGACCATTCAGGCAGAAGATAAAGGTGTTGTAAAAGGAATTTTCGTTAAAGATGGTCAGAAAGTCTCAAAAGGTGAATTGTTAATCGAACTTGATACGACAATTACAGCTGCTGATGTAGCTAGAATTAAACGAGAAGTAGCTTATTATAGTTTAGAAATAGATCGATTATTAGCAGAACAAAGTGGTTCTTCTTTTATTCCACAACAATATCCAAGTTTAGATCCCAAAGATATAGCATACCAACAGAATTTATATCAAACAAGACTTGCTGAGTACAATACAAAGTTATTGATGGCAAAAGCATTAGTAATGCAAAATGAAGCTGATTTAGCAACAACCAAAGCTGGTTATAAAAAACAGGTTGAACTTTTTGCTATTGCCAAAGAAAAAGAAGATCGCTTGATGAAACTGGCACAAGAAGATGCTATTGCTACTTTTGTTGTCCTTGATTATCAAGCTAAGCGCATTGAAATTGAAGAAGATATTAATGCTCAAGCCTCTGAAATTAATCGTAAACAATGGAATTTAATTCAAGCACAAGAGCAATTAAACAGTATTGTCGCTGAACGTAATAAAGATATTAGTACTTCCTTAATGGAAGATCGAAAACAATTATCAATTTATAGTGAAGAACTAAAAAAAGCTGAAGAAAAAGATAGATTATCAAAAATAGTTGCACCAATTGATGGAAGAGTTGCCCAACTTTCGATTCATACTGTGGGGGGCGTTGTGACAGAAGCACAACCATTACTAGAAGT
This portion of the Negativicutes bacterium genome encodes:
- a CDS encoding type I secretion system permease/ATPase; protein product: MVMREYGQTEVQAKIAIASLKIITDSLGVSFNEEEQYKNFLNITSNTERIIKIAKMLKLKAKKAVLQYSDLEGLDVPVLAMMKDGSFLVLGKNNDKVVLIFRPEVGKPETITKEQFVEAWSNEVVIIKRPFSLKSASQRFNLYWFIPIILKYKKYFIEILIASFFLQLFGLVTPLFTQVIIDKVITHNGMSTLDILGLCLIIAAAFQAMMSIARTYLSAHTTNKIDMILGARLFRHVTSLPLRYFETRRVGDTLTRISALNSIREFLTNSSMTVFLDTFFSIVFFAVMFYYSWELTLIALIPLPLYLIQNIIVTPIYQKRLETVWASGAESNAFLVESITGVQTVKSLALEPQFNNRWEKILAKYIKDTFNNAKFNIWLSSSNSVIQSIMTFGILLFGGHMVMSGKLTIGQLIAFQMLAGQASAPIFRLSGMWQTCQQTMLAVERLGDILNTAPEPLKISQDNYVDKINGKINFENVSFRYNAELGPVIDDVSFAVLPGMKVGIVGRSGSGKSTITKLVQRLYLPELGKVKIDDVDVMELDPTWLRKKIGVVLQENYLFNGSVRENIALSKPSATIDEVIAVAKMAGAHEFILELSEGYDTKIGERGTGLSGGQQQRIAIARALIANPAILIFDEATSALDYQSERIIMDNLDIIAKDRTMLMIAHRLTTVRNCDLILVIENGKIIEQGKHRELIEKKGTYYGMYVQQEV
- a CDS encoding HlyD family type I secretion periplasmic adaptor subunit, encoding MFNKRYKMLKNFFNRIRSYIEEKTKNELNKDEYEFLPAALEVVETPPSPLGRSVLWLLFIFILIVVIWVMVGQVDEVAIAPGKIIPTGNVKTIQAEDKGVVKGIFVKDGQKVSKGELLIELDTTITAADVARIKREVAYYSLEIDRLLAEQSGSSFIPQQYPSLDPKDIAYQQNLYQTRLAEYNTKLLMAKALVMQNEADLATTKAGYKKQVELFAIAKEKEDRLMKLAQEDAIATFVVLDYQAKRIEIEEDINAQASEINRKQWNLIQAQEQLNSIVAERNKDISTSLMEDRKQLSIYSEELKKAEEKDRLSKIVAPIDGRVAQLSIHTVGGVVTEAQPLLEVVPEDAVLQVEAFVANKDIGFVSIGQSAEVKIETFNFQKFGTVDATVVEISPDAIEDKEKGRVYRVVLEIDKNSFDVNGKEVALSPGMTATGEIKIRQKRIIEFFLDPFKQYQSEALRER